One window of the Synergistaceae bacterium genome contains the following:
- the pepV gene encoding dipeptidase PepV: MLSRNIDAVKDDLLAALQESLRIPSVGGDPEEGAPYGAGPRKALDWTLAFAERMGFRTKNVDNVAGWAELGEGDEMIAVLGHLDVVPEGKGWSVDPWGGELKDGMLYGRGVLDNKGPVLVALFAAKAVFDSKIPLKRRVRVIFGTNEERGSKCMAHYVEAGEELPVAGFTPDAEYPIINAEKGILTYTLSMPFAPSGDFRVLSLEGGVADNVVMAEVKTEVTVPSGAGCRERILSLADSWKGPEGSSLEVLESQDGETMTFVVKGRPAHGSTPELGVNALACLADFMVSLKLKEEQGEFFKAFAELVGFETDGSSLGIRMSDEVSGNLTLCSGVVGMEDDRARFSINIRYPVTKDAEEVTRPLHKALGERGISVEKAEAAAPLYMPEDSPLIVALQKAYKEVTGEEAGLIAIGGGTYAKTMPNVVAFGPVFPGQDYKIHEEDECWSVDDIMKNAHIMARAIVELAGE; this comes from the coding sequence TTGCTCAGTCGGAATATCGATGCTGTTAAGGATGATCTGTTGGCGGCTCTGCAGGAGAGCCTTCGGATCCCGAGCGTGGGAGGAGACCCCGAGGAGGGGGCGCCCTACGGCGCGGGCCCGAGGAAGGCGCTGGACTGGACCCTTGCCTTCGCCGAGAGGATGGGCTTCAGGACGAAAAACGTGGATAACGTGGCGGGCTGGGCCGAGCTGGGCGAGGGGGACGAGATGATAGCCGTCCTCGGTCACCTTGACGTGGTCCCCGAGGGCAAGGGGTGGAGTGTTGACCCGTGGGGCGGCGAGTTGAAGGACGGGATGCTCTACGGCAGGGGCGTGCTGGACAACAAGGGCCCGGTGTTAGTCGCCCTCTTCGCCGCCAAGGCCGTCTTCGACTCGAAGATCCCCTTGAAGCGCAGGGTGAGGGTCATCTTCGGCACGAACGAGGAGAGGGGCAGCAAGTGCATGGCGCACTACGTCGAGGCCGGGGAGGAGCTTCCCGTGGCCGGGTTCACGCCGGACGCCGAGTACCCGATAATCAACGCCGAGAAGGGCATCCTCACGTACACTCTCTCAATGCCCTTCGCGCCCTCCGGGGATTTCAGAGTCCTCTCTCTCGAGGGAGGAGTCGCGGACAACGTCGTGATGGCCGAGGTCAAGACCGAAGTGACGGTGCCCAGCGGTGCCGGGTGCCGTGAGCGAATACTGTCGCTGGCCGACTCTTGGAAGGGACCGGAGGGCTCGTCGCTGGAGGTTCTCGAGAGCCAGGACGGTGAGACGATGACCTTTGTAGTCAAGGGCAGGCCCGCGCACGGAAGCACTCCGGAGCTGGGGGTCAACGCCCTCGCATGCCTGGCCGATTTCATGGTCTCCTTGAAGCTCAAGGAGGAGCAGGGCGAGTTCTTCAAGGCTTTCGCGGAGCTCGTGGGTTTCGAGACGGACGGCTCGTCCCTCGGAATCAGGATGAGCGACGAGGTGTCCGGCAATCTAACTCTCTGTTCCGGTGTTGTCGGCATGGAGGATGACAGAGCGCGCTTCTCGATAAACATACGCTATCCTGTGACAAAGGACGCCGAAGAGGTGACCCGGCCTCTTCACAAGGCCCTTGGCGAGAGAGGGATATCCGTGGAGAAGGCGGAGGCGGCGGCGCCCCTGTACATGCCGGAGGATTCACCCCTCATCGTAGCGCTTCAAAAGGCGTACAAGGAGGTGACCGGCGAGGAGGCCGGACTCATAGCAATAGGCGGGGGAACCTACGCCAAGACCATGCCGAACGTGGTCGCGTTCGGTCCTGTCTTCCCGGGACAGGATTACAAGATCCACGAGGAGGACGAATGCTGGTCCGTCGATGACATAATGAAGAATGCTCACATCATGGCAAGGGCCATCGTGGAGCTCGCCGGAGAGTGA
- the dnaK gene encoding molecular chaperone DnaK: MKKAVGIDLGTTNSVIAVLEGGSPEVVANAEGGRTTPSVVAFTKDGERLVGSLAKRQATLNPDGTLFSIKRFVGRKYNEVDSELKIVPYRVTEGPNGAVRFSVGGKEYAPEEISASVLRKLVNDASAYLGEKIDDVVITVPAYFNDAQRQATKDAGTIAGLNVLRVVNEPTAAALAYGLEKKKEQKIMVFDLGGGTFDVSILDIGDGVVEVLSTSGDTHLGGDDFDKVVVDWIADEFRKESGIDLRKDKQALQRLYEAAEKAKCELSSRANTEIGLPFITADANGPKHLNMSITRAKFDQLTAHLVERCTGPVKDALSAAKLSEGEIEEVVLVGGSTRIPAVQDLVKKLTGGKQPNMSVNPDEVVAVGAAVQAGILSGEMKDVLLLDVIPLSLGVETMGAVMTKLIDKNTTIPCRKTEIFSTAADNQPAVDIVVLQGEREMAADNRVLGNFKLEGIRQAPRGLPQIEVTFDVDANGILNVTAKDKDTGKEQRITIDGSTNLDKSEVDRMIREAQEHAAEDKKRKEMAEARNELESLVYQLEKTLEQQGDSSRENERARARSLVDEGKTLLSKDDSSLDSLRVAASDIKQMLQILASSNSGGAPQGDAPSGASDDVVDAEFVDSSESTG; the protein is encoded by the coding sequence ATGAAAAAAGCTGTAGGCATAGATCTGGGGACGACAAACTCTGTAATTGCGGTATTGGAGGGAGGTTCTCCCGAGGTTGTGGCCAACGCGGAGGGCGGAAGGACGACCCCTTCGGTGGTGGCCTTTACAAAGGACGGCGAGAGGCTGGTTGGCTCTCTGGCCAAGAGGCAGGCGACGCTCAACCCGGACGGCACCCTGTTCTCGATCAAGCGTTTCGTGGGTCGAAAGTACAATGAGGTGGACTCGGAGCTTAAGATCGTTCCGTACAGGGTGACGGAGGGACCGAACGGAGCGGTCAGATTCTCGGTCGGCGGCAAGGAGTACGCGCCAGAGGAGATAAGCGCGTCCGTGCTGCGGAAGCTGGTGAACGATGCGTCCGCCTACCTGGGCGAGAAGATCGATGACGTGGTGATTACTGTGCCCGCATACTTCAACGACGCCCAGCGGCAGGCCACCAAGGATGCCGGGACCATCGCGGGGCTCAACGTGCTCCGCGTGGTGAACGAGCCGACCGCCGCCGCTCTCGCGTACGGGCTGGAGAAGAAGAAGGAGCAAAAGATAATGGTCTTCGACCTCGGAGGCGGCACCTTCGACGTCTCCATCCTCGATATCGGCGACGGAGTAGTGGAAGTGTTGTCAACATCGGGCGACACTCACCTTGGAGGGGACGACTTCGACAAGGTTGTGGTCGACTGGATCGCCGACGAGTTCCGCAAGGAGAGCGGCATCGACCTGCGCAAGGATAAACAGGCCCTGCAGAGGCTTTACGAGGCCGCGGAGAAGGCGAAGTGCGAGCTCTCGTCCAGGGCGAACACCGAGATCGGGCTGCCCTTCATTACAGCGGACGCAAATGGCCCCAAGCACCTCAACATGAGCATAACCAGGGCGAAGTTTGACCAGCTCACCGCTCATCTTGTAGAGCGCTGCACCGGACCGGTCAAGGACGCGCTGTCGGCGGCCAAGCTCTCCGAGGGCGAGATCGAAGAGGTCGTGCTCGTCGGAGGGTCGACCAGGATACCCGCCGTTCAGGACCTGGTGAAGAAGCTGACAGGGGGCAAGCAGCCTAACATGTCGGTGAATCCCGACGAGGTCGTGGCTGTAGGTGCCGCGGTCCAGGCGGGTATATTAAGCGGCGAGATGAAGGACGTACTGCTGCTCGACGTTATACCCCTCTCACTAGGAGTGGAGACGATGGGGGCGGTGATGACCAAGCTCATCGACAAGAACACGACGATCCCCTGCCGGAAGACCGAGATTTTCTCTACGGCGGCGGATAATCAACCTGCAGTGGACATAGTTGTGCTGCAGGGCGAGCGGGAGATGGCGGCCGATAACAGAGTGCTTGGCAACTTCAAGCTCGAGGGAATTCGCCAGGCGCCCAGGGGATTGCCGCAGATAGAAGTAACCTTCGATGTCGACGCCAACGGAATACTGAACGTCACCGCGAAGGACAAGGACACGGGCAAGGAGCAGAGGATAACCATCGATGGCTCGACCAACCTCGACAAGTCCGAGGTCGACCGCATGATCCGAGAGGCGCAGGAGCACGCGGCGGAGGACAAGAAGAGGAAGGAGATGGCAGAGGCGAGGAACGAGCTGGAGAGTTTGGTCTACCAGCTGGAGAAGACCCTCGAACAGCAGGGCGACTCATCCAGGGAGAACGAGAGGGCGCGTGCAAGGTCGCTCGTCGATGAGGGGAAAACCCTTCTGTCGAAGGACGATTCGTCGCTCGACTCGCTAAGGGTCGCCGCCTCCGACATAAAACAGATGCTTCAGATCCTGGCCTCCTCGAACAGCGGAGGAGCCCCTCAAGGGGATGCACCGTCCGGCGCTAGCGATGACGTGGTGGACGCGGAGTTCGTTGACAGCTCCGAGAGCACGGGCTGA
- the phoU gene encoding phosphate signaling complex protein PhoU: MSSIADIQSHLYRLDKERIVSLVVKMGKGAARLLENAVHAFLDHDEVLARRVIKEDDTIDRMESEVDQECLASIALRSPAREELYFILAVLKIITDLERIGDQAVNIAEKAPRVAPGVAYPRREVLLEMLSLVLEMFAKALESFENEDKNMASALWERDDEVDSLYARCYTDFLEDTVIHSGDDGVKAVEIGASELWVARHLERAGDHVINIAERVYFMAEGKNFSCKDERNGVKGERSSTEK; the protein is encoded by the coding sequence ATGAGCAGTATTGCCGATATTCAGTCCCATTTATACAGGCTGGATAAAGAGAGGATAGTCTCCCTCGTGGTGAAGATGGGGAAGGGCGCCGCAAGGCTTCTCGAAAACGCCGTGCACGCATTCCTCGACCATGACGAGGTGCTGGCGCGCCGGGTCATCAAGGAAGACGATACCATCGACCGTATGGAGAGTGAAGTGGACCAGGAGTGCCTTGCTTCGATCGCTCTCCGCTCCCCCGCAAGAGAGGAGCTCTACTTTATACTGGCGGTCCTGAAGATAATAACCGACCTCGAGCGAATAGGCGACCAGGCGGTCAATATCGCCGAGAAGGCGCCAAGGGTCGCTCCAGGAGTGGCATACCCCAGGCGCGAGGTCCTGCTCGAGATGCTCTCGCTCGTTCTGGAGATGTTCGCCAAGGCGCTTGAGTCCTTCGAAAACGAGGACAAAAACATGGCGTCCGCACTCTGGGAACGCGATGACGAGGTGGACTCCCTCTACGCGCGCTGTTACACGGACTTCTTGGAGGATACCGTGATCCATTCAGGGGATGACGGAGTGAAAGCCGTCGAGATCGGTGCCTCGGAGCTGTGGGTGGCCCGGCATCTTGAGCGAGCCGGGGATCACGTCATAAACATCGCTGAGAGGGTCTACTTCATGGCGGAGGGCAAGAACTTCTCGTGCAAGGACGAAAGAAACGGCGTGAAAGGTGAGAGAAGCTCGACCGAAAAATGA
- a CDS encoding Na/Pi cotransporter family protein, with the protein MNPQLLAAINILGGLALFLYGIEQTTIAFGTSFGDKAKELLLRFTQKKPMAFLFGVVLAAIGQGSTLGTAFAVGFVDAGMLSFAGSVVVMMGTSVGGTFVTFLLSMNIAVYSPLMFCASYLMVRFGRGNVYRIGRVLQGISIVLLGMFVLKIGVPSLLNAPWFSRMLTVTANSPWLVGIVAFLATTILQSNSAVLAVVITLADAGALPVSSFLPIVCAARITVVLAAFVGRHNAKKLGVCTLIYKILGVLIVIPFWGLAQRLIASSTADMAVLVFQVQLGVAIFNSIVFYPLSDWLARLTDRLMERGKEESLGDPVYLDEELLEVPALAILLLSKEIIRLANYIELYCQSLFLTDKSMPGLEEQNSLPEAIDSLSEACQEYMFRIRVPSEDKVLKADYSSVSYSVLSFRQMAKILMGELRLLAEAGVAEQFKRELGDDTWKEFSSLVLINVRYALRAFALADADFASDAGHYGREYEELERKIRLWLGVDAISRRELAPLLDYMSQAYLLVKTSLEIARGEAHRYRDTSRNH; encoded by the coding sequence ATGAACCCCCAGCTGCTCGCCGCTATAAACATCCTGGGTGGGCTGGCCCTCTTCCTGTACGGCATAGAGCAGACGACCATAGCCTTCGGTACCAGCTTTGGAGACAAGGCCAAGGAACTCCTCCTTCGCTTCACGCAGAAAAAGCCCATGGCCTTTCTCTTCGGCGTGGTGCTCGCGGCGATAGGACAGGGCAGCACTTTAGGGACGGCCTTTGCTGTAGGCTTCGTGGACGCGGGAATGCTCTCCTTCGCCGGATCCGTGGTAGTCATGATGGGGACGAGCGTAGGGGGCACATTCGTCACCTTCCTGCTGAGCATGAACATCGCCGTCTATTCACCGCTCATGTTCTGCGCAAGCTACTTGATGGTCAGATTCGGAAGGGGCAACGTCTACCGAATCGGGCGCGTACTACAGGGCATTTCGATAGTCCTTCTGGGCATGTTCGTGCTGAAAATCGGCGTACCGTCGCTTCTGAACGCTCCTTGGTTCTCTCGGATGCTGACTGTGACAGCAAACAGCCCCTGGCTGGTCGGTATCGTGGCCTTTCTTGCGACCACGATACTCCAGAGCAACTCCGCTGTGCTTGCGGTGGTGATCACCTTGGCGGACGCTGGCGCCCTGCCCGTATCCTCCTTTCTTCCCATAGTGTGCGCCGCCCGAATCACCGTGGTGCTGGCCGCATTCGTGGGCAGGCACAACGCCAAGAAGCTGGGGGTCTGCACCCTGATATACAAGATCCTGGGAGTGCTCATCGTCATCCCCTTCTGGGGCCTCGCCCAGAGGCTTATCGCCTCCAGCACGGCGGACATGGCCGTCCTTGTGTTCCAAGTGCAGCTTGGAGTCGCCATATTCAACTCCATCGTCTTCTATCCCCTCTCCGACTGGCTGGCGAGACTGACCGACCGGCTGATGGAGCGGGGAAAAGAAGAGAGCCTCGGTGACCCCGTCTACTTGGACGAGGAGCTGCTCGAGGTCCCCGCTCTCGCTATACTTCTGCTCTCCAAGGAGATAATTCGCTTGGCAAACTACATCGAGCTCTACTGCCAGTCTCTCTTCCTGACAGACAAGAGTATGCCGGGCCTGGAGGAGCAGAACAGCCTCCCCGAGGCTATAGACAGCCTGTCGGAGGCATGCCAGGAGTACATGTTCAGGATACGTGTGCCATCCGAGGACAAAGTCTTGAAAGCCGACTACTCAAGCGTCTCCTATTCCGTGCTCTCCTTCCGCCAGATGGCAAAAATCCTGATGGGAGAGCTGAGACTGCTTGCCGAGGCGGGTGTGGCAGAACAGTTCAAACGGGAGTTAGGGGACGACACGTGGAAAGAGTTTTCATCCCTCGTCCTTATCAATGTCCGTTACGCTCTGAGGGCCTTCGCCCTGGCAGATGCGGATTTTGCAAGCGACGCAGGACACTACGGGAGGGAGTACGAGGAGCTTGAGAGAAAGATCAGGCTCTGGCTGGGGGTGGATGCCATCAGCCGCAGAGAATTGGCCCCTCTGCTCGACTACATGTCTCAGGCCTATCTGCTGGTGAAGACCTCCCTTGAAATCGCCAGGGGCGAGGCGCATCGCTATCGCGACACCTCAAGAAACCATTAA